Proteins found in one Capra hircus breed San Clemente chromosome 20, ASM170441v1, whole genome shotgun sequence genomic segment:
- the ZNF622 gene encoding zinc finger protein 622 translates to MTRSPEVSSQSGSYGVVRPLVARFLPRSRFISRLAMATYTCNTCRAVLEDAEAQRVHYKTDWHRYNLRRKVAGMAPVSLEGFQERVRAQRALAEPESKGAATYCTVCSKKFASFKAYENHLRSRRHVELEKQAVSRKVALMNEKNLEKGLGVDSVDKDAVNAAIQQVIKAQPSTSPKKAAPAPEAEPGCPVAAGGRGTQPRDPGEKPPRLRWFERQAKKLAKQQGEEESEEDLDGDDWEDIDSDEDLECEDAEATEEEEEQDAEEEEAGGSTPLGAIPITDCLFCAHHSSSLTKNVAHMTKVHSFFIPDVEYLSDLKGLIKYLGEKVGVGKICLWCNERGKSFYSTEAVQAHMSDRSHCKLFTDGDALLEFADFYDFRSSYPDHKEGEDHDETEELPSEKTLDYDDETMELILPSGARVGHRSLMRYYKQRFGLSRAVAVAKNQKAVGRVLQQYRALGWTGSTGAALVRQRDMQYVQRMKSKWMLKMGMKNNATRQMHFRPQVLF, encoded by the exons ATGACACGAAGTCCGGAAGTCAGCTCGCAGTCCGGCTCTTATGGTGTGGTCAGGCCTCTAGTTGCTAGATTTCTGCCTCGGTCGCGCTTTATTTCCCGCCTGGCGATGGCGACCTACACCTGCAACACCTGCCGGGCGGTGCTGGAAGACGCGGAGGCGCAGCGGGTCCACTACAAGACGGACTGGCACCGCTACAACCTGAGGCGCAAAGTGGCCGGCATGGCCCCCGTCAGCCTCGAGGGCTTCCAGGAGCGGGTGCGGGCACAGCGGGCCCTGGCGGAGCCGGAGAGCAAGGGCGCGGCCACCTACTGCACCGTCTGCAGTAAGAAGTTTGCTTCCTTCAAGGCCTACGAAAACCACCTCAGGTCCCGGCGGCACGTGGAGCTCGAGAAGCAGGCGGTGAGTCGGAAAGTGGCGCTCATGAACGAGAAGAACTTGGAGAAAGGGCTGGGCGTGGACAGTGTGGACAAGGATGCGGTGAACGCGGCCATCCAGCAGGTCATCAAGGCTCAGCCGTCCACGTCTCCCAAGAAGGCGGCGCCAGCTCCCGAGGCGGAGCCCGGGTGTCCCGTGGCCGCCGGGGGACGTGGGACTCAGCCGCGAGACCCGGGCGAGAAACCTCCCCGGCTGCGGTGGTTTGAACGGCAGGCGAAGAAGTTGGCGAAACAGCAGGGGGaggaagagagtgaagaagaccTAGATGGGGACG ACTGGGAGGATATTGATTCTGATGAGGACTTGGAATGTGAGGATGCTGAAGctacggaggaggaggaggagcaggatgcagaggaggaagaggcaggaggaagcacCCCCCTTGGTGCCATCCCCATAACGGACTGCTTGTTTTGTGCACATCACTCAAGCTCCCTCACGAAAAATGTGGCTCATATGACCAAAgtccacagcttctttattcctGATGTAGAATATCTTTCAGATCTTAAGGGACTGATTAAATATTTGG GAGAGAAAGTTGGTGTTGGGAAGATTTGCTTGTGGTGCAACGAGAGAGGGAAGTCCTTCTACTCCACGGAGGCGGTACAGGCGCACATGAGTGACCGGAGTCACTGTAAGCTCTTCACAGATGGGGACGCTCTTTTGGAATTTGCGGACTTCTATGATTTTAG GAGTAGCTACCCAGATCACAAAGAAGGCGAGGACCATGATGAGACTGAGGAGCTGCCCTCAGAAAAGACCCTGGATTATGACGATGAAACTATGGAGCTGATTCTCCCTTCTG GTGCCAGGGTGGGTCATCGCTCCTTGATGAGATACTACAAGCAGCGGTTTGGCTTGTCGAGAGCTGTGGCGGTTGCTAAGAATCAGAAGGCTGTGGGCCGGGTCCTGCAGCAGTACAGAGCCCTGGGATGGACTGGCAGCACAG GAGCAGCTCTGGTGCGCCAGCGGGACATGCAGTATGTCCAGAGGATGAAGTCGAAGTGGATGCTGAAGATGGGGATGAAGAACAACGCCACCCGGCAGATGCACTTCCGGCCCCAGGTGCTGTTCTGA